In Kryptolebias marmoratus isolate JLee-2015 linkage group LG22, ASM164957v2, whole genome shotgun sequence, a single window of DNA contains:
- the LOC108234096 gene encoding vinculin isoform X2 produces MPVFHTKTIESILEPVAQQISHLVIMHEEGEVDGKAIPDLSVPVAAVQAAVSNLVRVGKETVQTTEDQVMKRDMPPAFIKVENSSSKLVQAAQMLKADPYSVPARDYLIDGSRGILSGTSDLLLTFDEAEVRKIIRVCKGILEYLTVAEVVETMEDLITYTKNLGPGMTKMSKMIEERQQELTHQEHRQMLISSMNTIKELLPVLISAIKIFVATKSSRGAGVEEAERNRRFTFEKMSAEINEIIRVLQLTTWDEDAWANKDMEALKRSLVLIESKLGQAKTWLRDPHGQPGDPGEVALRVILDEAGKVGELCAGKERKDILATTKALGQMTDQIADLRIRGQGPTPGCVQRAGQCSQGLDLLFGKVDSAALRLEALINAKQAIARKLDAAQAWLADPHGGPEGEENIRALLAEAKRIADLCEDPKERDDILRSINEIAGLTARLVELRKQGKGDSPEARALAKQIGAALLTLQSKTNRAVANMRPAKPAVTLEGKMEQALRWVNNPGVDDRGVGQAAIRGMVGEGKRLAGGLLGPYRQDMVGRCDRTEALMNALADMASRGEAEAPHARATAAQLQDTLKDLRQHMQEVMTQEVSDVFSDTTTPIKLLAVAATAPPDAPNREEVFEERAGNFETHAGRLGATAEKAAAVGTANKSTVEGIHAAMKHARELTPQVTSAARILLKNPGSKAAYEHFDTMKNQWIDNVERLTGLVDEAIDTKSLLDASEEAIKKDIDKCRVAMANVQPQMLVAGATSIARRANRVLLVAKREVENSEDPRFRDTVKHASDILSHTISPMVMDAKAVAGNIQDKALQKAYLDSCLRILAAVGKVREAFQPQEPDFPPPPPDLDQLHVSDEQAPPKPPLPEGEVPPPRPPPPEERDEEFPEQKAGEVLSEPMMVAARQLHDEARKWSSKPEDEEVVEAREVDDEDEFTDGEDDYEPELLMMPSNQPVNQPILAAAQSLHQEARKWSSKGNDIIAAAKRMALLMAEMSRLVRGGSGNKRALIQCAKDIAKASDEVTRLAKEVAKQCTDRRIRTNLLQVCERIPTISTQLKILSTVKATMLGRTNISEEESEQATEMLVHNAQNLMQSVKETVREAEAASIKIRTDAGFTLRWVRKTPWYQ; encoded by the exons ATGCCGGTGTTTCACACCAAGACCATAGAGAGCATCCTGGAGCCGGTGGCTCAGCAGATCTCCCACCTGGTCATCATGCACGAGGAGGGGGAGGTGGACGGCAAAGCCATCCCGGACCTGTCGGTGCCGGTGGCCGCGGTGCAGGCGGCTGTCAGCAACCTTGTCCgg GTGGGGAAGGAAACGGTTCAAACCACAGAAGACCAGGTGATGAAGAGAGACATGCCTCCTGCTTTTATTAA GGTGGAGAACTCCAGCTCCAAGCTCGTCCAGGCGGCTCAGATGCTTAAAGCAGATCCATACTCCGTTCCTGCCAGGGATTACCTGATCGATGGATCCAGAGGCATACTGTCTGGAACATCTGATCTGCTACTCACCTTTGACGAAGCGgag GTGCGTAAGATAATCCGTGTGTGTAAAGGCATCCTAGAGTATCTGACAGTAGCTGAGGTGGTGGAGACCATGGAGGACCTCATCACTTACACCAAAAACCTCGGACCAG GGATGACCAAAATGTCAAAGATGATTGAAGAGAGGCAGCAGGAGCTGACGCACCAAGAACACAGGCAGATGCTCATCAGCTCCATGAACACCATCAAGGAGCTGCTGCCCGTCCTTATCTCAG CGATAAAGATTTTTGTTGCGACAAAGAGCAGTCGAGGAGCCGGCGtggaggaggcagagaggaaCAGAAGGTTCACCTTTGAGAAGATGAGCGCTGAAATCAACGAGATCATCAGAGTCTTGCAGCTCACCACGTGGGATGAAGACGCCTGGGCCAACAAG GATATGGAGGCTTTGAAGAGATCTCTGGTTTTGATTGAGTCAAAGTTGGGACAAGCTAAAACCTGGCTCAGGGACCCTCATGGACAGCCAG GAGACCCTGGTGAGGTGGCGCTGCGCGTGATCCTGGACGAAGCCGGTAAGGTGGGAGAGCTGTGTGCTGGGAAGGAGAGGAAGGACATACTGGCGACCACCAAAGCTCTGGGACAGATGACTGACCAGATTGCAGATCTGCGAATCAG GGGCCAGGGGCCGACACCAGGATGTGTGCAGCGTGCAGGCCAGTGCTCACAGGGCTTAGATTTGCTTTTTGGCAAAGTGGACAGCGCTGCACTCAGACTGGAGGCTCTTATCAATGCCAAGCAGGCCATTGCTAGAAAGCTGGATGCTGCACAG GCGTGGTTGGCTGATCCTCATggtggtcctgaaggagagGAGAACATCAGAGCACTTCTAGCAGAAGCCAAACGCATCGCAGATCTTTGTGAAGACCCCAAAGAGCGAGATGACATCCTGCGCTCCATAAATGAGATTGCAGGACTCACCGCCCGGCTCGTGGAGCTACGCAAACA GGGTAAAGGTGACAGCCCGGAGGCCCGTGCGCTGGCGAAGCAGATTGGAGCGGCACTTCTGACCCTGCAGTCCAAAACCAACCGGGCCGTGGCCAACATGAGGCCAGCGAAACCCGCTGTCACTTTGGAAGGGAAGATGGAGCAGGCCCTCCGCTGGGTGAACAACCCAGGGGTGGATGACAGAGGTGTAG GTCAGGCAGCAATAAGAGGGATGGTTGGGGAAGGGAAGAGGCTGGCAGGAGGCCTATTAGGCCCGTATCGACAGGACATGGTTGGGCGCTGCGACCGAACAGAAGCACTGATGAATGCTCTGGCCGACATGGCGAGCAGAGGAGAGGCTGAGGCTCCTCACGCACGAGCGACAGCTGCACAGCTGCAGGACACCCTCAAG GACTTGAGGCAGCACATGCAGGAGGTGATGACTCAGGAGGTATCAGACGTTTTCAGTGACACCACCACACCCATCAAGCTGCTGGCAGTGGCTGCAACTGCTCCTCCTGATGCTCCTAACAGAGAGGAG GTTTTTGAGGAGCGCGCAGGGAACTTTGAGACCCACGCAGGCCGGCTGGGAGCGACCGCAGAGAAGGCTGCCGCCGTGGGAACGGCCAATAAAAGCACAGTCGAGGGCATTCATGCTGCCATGAAACATGCCAGGGAGCTGACACCACAG GTGACTTCTGCTGCTCGGATCTTGTTGAAGAATCCTGGTAGCAAAGCAGCATATGAGCACTTTGACACCATGAAGAACCAGTGGATTGACAATGTGGAAAGACTGACAG GTCTGGTTGATGAAGCCATAGACACCAAATCTCTTTTAGATGCTTCTGAAGAGGCCATAAAGAAAGACATTGACAAATGTCGAGTCGCCATGGCAAACGTTCAGCCCCAAATGCTCGTTGCCGGGGCGACAAGCATAGCAAGACGGGCTAATCGGGTCCTGTTGGTGGCTAAGAGAGAAGTTGAGAACTCTGAAGATCCGCGGTTCAGAGACACTGTGAAACACGCCTCAGACATCCTGTCACACACCATCTCCCCCATGGTGATGGACGCCAAGGCGGTGGCTGGGAACATACAAGATAAAG CTCTACAGAAAGCATACTTGGACTCGTGTCTGAGGATCCTGGCTGCGGTTGGAAAAGTTAGAGAAGCCTTCCAGCCTCAGGAACCGgacttccctcctcctcctcctgacctgGACCAGCTCCAT GTCAGTGACGAGCAGGCGCCACCAAAACCCCCCTTGCCAGAGGGGGAGGTGCCTCCCCCTCGGCCCCCACCCCCAGAGGAAAGGGATGAGGAGTTCCCGGAGCAGAAGGCCGGCGAGGTGCTCAGTGAGCCCATGATGGTGGCGGCCAGGCAGCTGCATGACGAGGCGCGCAAGTGGTCCAGCAAG CCTGAGGATGAGGAGGTAGTAGAGGCGAGGGAGgtagatgatgaagatgagttTACTGATGGTGAGGATGACTATGAGCCAGAACTGCTGATGATGCCATCCAACCAGCCAGTCAATCAGCCCATTCTGGCAGCTGCCCAGTCTCTCCACCAGGAGGCTCGCAAGTGGTCCAGCAAG GGTAACGACATCATCGCAGCAGCCAAGCGAATGGCTCTGCTGATGGCTGAAATGTCTCGCCTTGTGCGCGGCGGGAGTGGAAACAAGCGAGCGCTGATTCAGTGCGCTAAGGACATCGCCAAGGCCTCGGATGAGGTGACAAGGTTGGCTAAAGAAGTGGCCAAGCAGTGCACCGACAGACGCATCAGGACTAACCTGCTGCAG GTCTGTGAACGAATTCCTACCATCAGCACTCAGCTGAAGATCCTGTCTACGGTCAAAGCCACCATGCTGGGACGAACCAACATTAGTGAAGAGGAGTCAGAGCag GCCACGGAGATGTTGGTCCATAACGCCCAGAATCTGATGCAGTCGGTAAAGGAGACGGTCAGAGAAGCAGAAGCAGCCTCCATCAAGATCCGCACAGATGCAGGATTCACCCTGCGATGGGTGCGGAAGACCCCCTGGTACCAATGA
- the LOC108234096 gene encoding vinculin isoform X1, with translation MPVFHTKTIESILEPVAQQISHLVIMHEEGEVDGKAIPDLSVPVAAVQAAVSNLVRVGKETVQTTEDQVMKRDMPPAFIKVENSSSKLVQAAQMLKADPYSVPARDYLIDGSRGILSGTSDLLLTFDEAEVRKIIRVCKGILEYLTVAEVVETMEDLITYTKNLGPGMTKMSKMIEERQQELTHQEHRQMLISSMNTIKELLPVLISAIKIFVATKSSRGAGVEEAERNRRFTFEKMSAEINEIIRVLQLTTWDEDAWANKKDMEALKRSLVLIESKLGQAKTWLRDPHGQPGDPGEVALRVILDEAGKVGELCAGKERKDILATTKALGQMTDQIADLRIRGQGPTPGCVQRAGQCSQGLDLLFGKVDSAALRLEALINAKQAIARKLDAAQAWLADPHGGPEGEENIRALLAEAKRIADLCEDPKERDDILRSINEIAGLTARLVELRKQGKGDSPEARALAKQIGAALLTLQSKTNRAVANMRPAKPAVTLEGKMEQALRWVNNPGVDDRGVGQAAIRGMVGEGKRLAGGLLGPYRQDMVGRCDRTEALMNALADMASRGEAEAPHARATAAQLQDTLKDLRQHMQEVMTQEVSDVFSDTTTPIKLLAVAATAPPDAPNREEVFEERAGNFETHAGRLGATAEKAAAVGTANKSTVEGIHAAMKHARELTPQVTSAARILLKNPGSKAAYEHFDTMKNQWIDNVERLTGLVDEAIDTKSLLDASEEAIKKDIDKCRVAMANVQPQMLVAGATSIARRANRVLLVAKREVENSEDPRFRDTVKHASDILSHTISPMVMDAKAVAGNIQDKALQKAYLDSCLRILAAVGKVREAFQPQEPDFPPPPPDLDQLHVSDEQAPPKPPLPEGEVPPPRPPPPEERDEEFPEQKAGEVLSEPMMVAARQLHDEARKWSSKPEDEEVVEAREVDDEDEFTDGEDDYEPELLMMPSNQPVNQPILAAAQSLHQEARKWSSKGNDIIAAAKRMALLMAEMSRLVRGGSGNKRALIQCAKDIAKASDEVTRLAKEVAKQCTDRRIRTNLLQVCERIPTISTQLKILSTVKATMLGRTNISEEESEQATEMLVHNAQNLMQSVKETVREAEAASIKIRTDAGFTLRWVRKTPWYQ, from the exons ATGCCGGTGTTTCACACCAAGACCATAGAGAGCATCCTGGAGCCGGTGGCTCAGCAGATCTCCCACCTGGTCATCATGCACGAGGAGGGGGAGGTGGACGGCAAAGCCATCCCGGACCTGTCGGTGCCGGTGGCCGCGGTGCAGGCGGCTGTCAGCAACCTTGTCCgg GTGGGGAAGGAAACGGTTCAAACCACAGAAGACCAGGTGATGAAGAGAGACATGCCTCCTGCTTTTATTAA GGTGGAGAACTCCAGCTCCAAGCTCGTCCAGGCGGCTCAGATGCTTAAAGCAGATCCATACTCCGTTCCTGCCAGGGATTACCTGATCGATGGATCCAGAGGCATACTGTCTGGAACATCTGATCTGCTACTCACCTTTGACGAAGCGgag GTGCGTAAGATAATCCGTGTGTGTAAAGGCATCCTAGAGTATCTGACAGTAGCTGAGGTGGTGGAGACCATGGAGGACCTCATCACTTACACCAAAAACCTCGGACCAG GGATGACCAAAATGTCAAAGATGATTGAAGAGAGGCAGCAGGAGCTGACGCACCAAGAACACAGGCAGATGCTCATCAGCTCCATGAACACCATCAAGGAGCTGCTGCCCGTCCTTATCTCAG CGATAAAGATTTTTGTTGCGACAAAGAGCAGTCGAGGAGCCGGCGtggaggaggcagagaggaaCAGAAGGTTCACCTTTGAGAAGATGAGCGCTGAAATCAACGAGATCATCAGAGTCTTGCAGCTCACCACGTGGGATGAAGACGCCTGGGCCAACAAG AAG GATATGGAGGCTTTGAAGAGATCTCTGGTTTTGATTGAGTCAAAGTTGGGACAAGCTAAAACCTGGCTCAGGGACCCTCATGGACAGCCAG GAGACCCTGGTGAGGTGGCGCTGCGCGTGATCCTGGACGAAGCCGGTAAGGTGGGAGAGCTGTGTGCTGGGAAGGAGAGGAAGGACATACTGGCGACCACCAAAGCTCTGGGACAGATGACTGACCAGATTGCAGATCTGCGAATCAG GGGCCAGGGGCCGACACCAGGATGTGTGCAGCGTGCAGGCCAGTGCTCACAGGGCTTAGATTTGCTTTTTGGCAAAGTGGACAGCGCTGCACTCAGACTGGAGGCTCTTATCAATGCCAAGCAGGCCATTGCTAGAAAGCTGGATGCTGCACAG GCGTGGTTGGCTGATCCTCATggtggtcctgaaggagagGAGAACATCAGAGCACTTCTAGCAGAAGCCAAACGCATCGCAGATCTTTGTGAAGACCCCAAAGAGCGAGATGACATCCTGCGCTCCATAAATGAGATTGCAGGACTCACCGCCCGGCTCGTGGAGCTACGCAAACA GGGTAAAGGTGACAGCCCGGAGGCCCGTGCGCTGGCGAAGCAGATTGGAGCGGCACTTCTGACCCTGCAGTCCAAAACCAACCGGGCCGTGGCCAACATGAGGCCAGCGAAACCCGCTGTCACTTTGGAAGGGAAGATGGAGCAGGCCCTCCGCTGGGTGAACAACCCAGGGGTGGATGACAGAGGTGTAG GTCAGGCAGCAATAAGAGGGATGGTTGGGGAAGGGAAGAGGCTGGCAGGAGGCCTATTAGGCCCGTATCGACAGGACATGGTTGGGCGCTGCGACCGAACAGAAGCACTGATGAATGCTCTGGCCGACATGGCGAGCAGAGGAGAGGCTGAGGCTCCTCACGCACGAGCGACAGCTGCACAGCTGCAGGACACCCTCAAG GACTTGAGGCAGCACATGCAGGAGGTGATGACTCAGGAGGTATCAGACGTTTTCAGTGACACCACCACACCCATCAAGCTGCTGGCAGTGGCTGCAACTGCTCCTCCTGATGCTCCTAACAGAGAGGAG GTTTTTGAGGAGCGCGCAGGGAACTTTGAGACCCACGCAGGCCGGCTGGGAGCGACCGCAGAGAAGGCTGCCGCCGTGGGAACGGCCAATAAAAGCACAGTCGAGGGCATTCATGCTGCCATGAAACATGCCAGGGAGCTGACACCACAG GTGACTTCTGCTGCTCGGATCTTGTTGAAGAATCCTGGTAGCAAAGCAGCATATGAGCACTTTGACACCATGAAGAACCAGTGGATTGACAATGTGGAAAGACTGACAG GTCTGGTTGATGAAGCCATAGACACCAAATCTCTTTTAGATGCTTCTGAAGAGGCCATAAAGAAAGACATTGACAAATGTCGAGTCGCCATGGCAAACGTTCAGCCCCAAATGCTCGTTGCCGGGGCGACAAGCATAGCAAGACGGGCTAATCGGGTCCTGTTGGTGGCTAAGAGAGAAGTTGAGAACTCTGAAGATCCGCGGTTCAGAGACACTGTGAAACACGCCTCAGACATCCTGTCACACACCATCTCCCCCATGGTGATGGACGCCAAGGCGGTGGCTGGGAACATACAAGATAAAG CTCTACAGAAAGCATACTTGGACTCGTGTCTGAGGATCCTGGCTGCGGTTGGAAAAGTTAGAGAAGCCTTCCAGCCTCAGGAACCGgacttccctcctcctcctcctgacctgGACCAGCTCCAT GTCAGTGACGAGCAGGCGCCACCAAAACCCCCCTTGCCAGAGGGGGAGGTGCCTCCCCCTCGGCCCCCACCCCCAGAGGAAAGGGATGAGGAGTTCCCGGAGCAGAAGGCCGGCGAGGTGCTCAGTGAGCCCATGATGGTGGCGGCCAGGCAGCTGCATGACGAGGCGCGCAAGTGGTCCAGCAAG CCTGAGGATGAGGAGGTAGTAGAGGCGAGGGAGgtagatgatgaagatgagttTACTGATGGTGAGGATGACTATGAGCCAGAACTGCTGATGATGCCATCCAACCAGCCAGTCAATCAGCCCATTCTGGCAGCTGCCCAGTCTCTCCACCAGGAGGCTCGCAAGTGGTCCAGCAAG GGTAACGACATCATCGCAGCAGCCAAGCGAATGGCTCTGCTGATGGCTGAAATGTCTCGCCTTGTGCGCGGCGGGAGTGGAAACAAGCGAGCGCTGATTCAGTGCGCTAAGGACATCGCCAAGGCCTCGGATGAGGTGACAAGGTTGGCTAAAGAAGTGGCCAAGCAGTGCACCGACAGACGCATCAGGACTAACCTGCTGCAG GTCTGTGAACGAATTCCTACCATCAGCACTCAGCTGAAGATCCTGTCTACGGTCAAAGCCACCATGCTGGGACGAACCAACATTAGTGAAGAGGAGTCAGAGCag GCCACGGAGATGTTGGTCCATAACGCCCAGAATCTGATGCAGTCGGTAAAGGAGACGGTCAGAGAAGCAGAAGCAGCCTCCATCAAGATCCGCACAGATGCAGGATTCACCCTGCGATGGGTGCGGAAGACCCCCTGGTACCAATGA
- the LOC108234096 gene encoding vinculin isoform X4: protein MPVFHTKTIESILEPVAQQISHLVIMHEEGEVDGKAIPDLSVPVAAVQAAVSNLVRVGKETVQTTEDQVMKRDMPPAFIKVENSSSKLVQAAQMLKADPYSVPARDYLIDGSRGILSGTSDLLLTFDEAEVRKIIRVCKGILEYLTVAEVVETMEDLITYTKNLGPGMTKMSKMIEERQQELTHQEHRQMLISSMNTIKELLPVLISAIKIFVATKSSRGAGVEEAERNRRFTFEKMSAEINEIIRVLQLTTWDEDAWANKDMEALKRSLVLIESKLGQAKTWLRDPHGQPGDPGEVALRVILDEAGKVGELCAGKERKDILATTKALGQMTDQIADLRIRGQGPTPGCVQRAGQCSQGLDLLFGKVDSAALRLEALINAKQAIARKLDAAQAWLADPHGGPEGEENIRALLAEAKRIADLCEDPKERDDILRSINEIAGLTARLVELRKQGKGDSPEARALAKQIGAALLTLQSKTNRAVANMRPAKPAVTLEGKMEQALRWVNNPGVDDRGVGQAAIRGMVGEGKRLAGGLLGPYRQDMVGRCDRTEALMNALADMASRGEAEAPHARATAAQLQDTLKDLRQHMQEVMTQEVSDVFSDTTTPIKLLAVAATAPPDAPNREEVFEERAGNFETHAGRLGATAEKAAAVGTANKSTVEGIHAAMKHARELTPQVTSAARILLKNPGSKAAYEHFDTMKNQWIDNVERLTGLVDEAIDTKSLLDASEEAIKKDIDKCRVAMANVQPQMLVAGATSIARRANRVLLVAKREVENSEDPRFRDTVKHASDILSHTISPMVMDAKAVAGNIQDKALQKAYLDSCLRILAAVGKVREAFQPQEPDFPPPPPDLDQLHVSDEQAPPKPPLPEGEVPPPRPPPPEERDEEFPEQKAGEVLSEPMMVAARQLHDEARKWSSKGNDIIAAAKRMALLMAEMSRLVRGGSGNKRALIQCAKDIAKASDEVTRLAKEVAKQCTDRRIRTNLLQVCERIPTISTQLKILSTVKATMLGRTNISEEESEQATEMLVHNAQNLMQSVKETVREAEAASIKIRTDAGFTLRWVRKTPWYQ, encoded by the exons ATGCCGGTGTTTCACACCAAGACCATAGAGAGCATCCTGGAGCCGGTGGCTCAGCAGATCTCCCACCTGGTCATCATGCACGAGGAGGGGGAGGTGGACGGCAAAGCCATCCCGGACCTGTCGGTGCCGGTGGCCGCGGTGCAGGCGGCTGTCAGCAACCTTGTCCgg GTGGGGAAGGAAACGGTTCAAACCACAGAAGACCAGGTGATGAAGAGAGACATGCCTCCTGCTTTTATTAA GGTGGAGAACTCCAGCTCCAAGCTCGTCCAGGCGGCTCAGATGCTTAAAGCAGATCCATACTCCGTTCCTGCCAGGGATTACCTGATCGATGGATCCAGAGGCATACTGTCTGGAACATCTGATCTGCTACTCACCTTTGACGAAGCGgag GTGCGTAAGATAATCCGTGTGTGTAAAGGCATCCTAGAGTATCTGACAGTAGCTGAGGTGGTGGAGACCATGGAGGACCTCATCACTTACACCAAAAACCTCGGACCAG GGATGACCAAAATGTCAAAGATGATTGAAGAGAGGCAGCAGGAGCTGACGCACCAAGAACACAGGCAGATGCTCATCAGCTCCATGAACACCATCAAGGAGCTGCTGCCCGTCCTTATCTCAG CGATAAAGATTTTTGTTGCGACAAAGAGCAGTCGAGGAGCCGGCGtggaggaggcagagaggaaCAGAAGGTTCACCTTTGAGAAGATGAGCGCTGAAATCAACGAGATCATCAGAGTCTTGCAGCTCACCACGTGGGATGAAGACGCCTGGGCCAACAAG GATATGGAGGCTTTGAAGAGATCTCTGGTTTTGATTGAGTCAAAGTTGGGACAAGCTAAAACCTGGCTCAGGGACCCTCATGGACAGCCAG GAGACCCTGGTGAGGTGGCGCTGCGCGTGATCCTGGACGAAGCCGGTAAGGTGGGAGAGCTGTGTGCTGGGAAGGAGAGGAAGGACATACTGGCGACCACCAAAGCTCTGGGACAGATGACTGACCAGATTGCAGATCTGCGAATCAG GGGCCAGGGGCCGACACCAGGATGTGTGCAGCGTGCAGGCCAGTGCTCACAGGGCTTAGATTTGCTTTTTGGCAAAGTGGACAGCGCTGCACTCAGACTGGAGGCTCTTATCAATGCCAAGCAGGCCATTGCTAGAAAGCTGGATGCTGCACAG GCGTGGTTGGCTGATCCTCATggtggtcctgaaggagagGAGAACATCAGAGCACTTCTAGCAGAAGCCAAACGCATCGCAGATCTTTGTGAAGACCCCAAAGAGCGAGATGACATCCTGCGCTCCATAAATGAGATTGCAGGACTCACCGCCCGGCTCGTGGAGCTACGCAAACA GGGTAAAGGTGACAGCCCGGAGGCCCGTGCGCTGGCGAAGCAGATTGGAGCGGCACTTCTGACCCTGCAGTCCAAAACCAACCGGGCCGTGGCCAACATGAGGCCAGCGAAACCCGCTGTCACTTTGGAAGGGAAGATGGAGCAGGCCCTCCGCTGGGTGAACAACCCAGGGGTGGATGACAGAGGTGTAG GTCAGGCAGCAATAAGAGGGATGGTTGGGGAAGGGAAGAGGCTGGCAGGAGGCCTATTAGGCCCGTATCGACAGGACATGGTTGGGCGCTGCGACCGAACAGAAGCACTGATGAATGCTCTGGCCGACATGGCGAGCAGAGGAGAGGCTGAGGCTCCTCACGCACGAGCGACAGCTGCACAGCTGCAGGACACCCTCAAG GACTTGAGGCAGCACATGCAGGAGGTGATGACTCAGGAGGTATCAGACGTTTTCAGTGACACCACCACACCCATCAAGCTGCTGGCAGTGGCTGCAACTGCTCCTCCTGATGCTCCTAACAGAGAGGAG GTTTTTGAGGAGCGCGCAGGGAACTTTGAGACCCACGCAGGCCGGCTGGGAGCGACCGCAGAGAAGGCTGCCGCCGTGGGAACGGCCAATAAAAGCACAGTCGAGGGCATTCATGCTGCCATGAAACATGCCAGGGAGCTGACACCACAG GTGACTTCTGCTGCTCGGATCTTGTTGAAGAATCCTGGTAGCAAAGCAGCATATGAGCACTTTGACACCATGAAGAACCAGTGGATTGACAATGTGGAAAGACTGACAG GTCTGGTTGATGAAGCCATAGACACCAAATCTCTTTTAGATGCTTCTGAAGAGGCCATAAAGAAAGACATTGACAAATGTCGAGTCGCCATGGCAAACGTTCAGCCCCAAATGCTCGTTGCCGGGGCGACAAGCATAGCAAGACGGGCTAATCGGGTCCTGTTGGTGGCTAAGAGAGAAGTTGAGAACTCTGAAGATCCGCGGTTCAGAGACACTGTGAAACACGCCTCAGACATCCTGTCACACACCATCTCCCCCATGGTGATGGACGCCAAGGCGGTGGCTGGGAACATACAAGATAAAG CTCTACAGAAAGCATACTTGGACTCGTGTCTGAGGATCCTGGCTGCGGTTGGAAAAGTTAGAGAAGCCTTCCAGCCTCAGGAACCGgacttccctcctcctcctcctgacctgGACCAGCTCCAT GTCAGTGACGAGCAGGCGCCACCAAAACCCCCCTTGCCAGAGGGGGAGGTGCCTCCCCCTCGGCCCCCACCCCCAGAGGAAAGGGATGAGGAGTTCCCGGAGCAGAAGGCCGGCGAGGTGCTCAGTGAGCCCATGATGGTGGCGGCCAGGCAGCTGCATGACGAGGCGCGCAAGTGGTCCAGCAAG GGTAACGACATCATCGCAGCAGCCAAGCGAATGGCTCTGCTGATGGCTGAAATGTCTCGCCTTGTGCGCGGCGGGAGTGGAAACAAGCGAGCGCTGATTCAGTGCGCTAAGGACATCGCCAAGGCCTCGGATGAGGTGACAAGGTTGGCTAAAGAAGTGGCCAAGCAGTGCACCGACAGACGCATCAGGACTAACCTGCTGCAG GTCTGTGAACGAATTCCTACCATCAGCACTCAGCTGAAGATCCTGTCTACGGTCAAAGCCACCATGCTGGGACGAACCAACATTAGTGAAGAGGAGTCAGAGCag GCCACGGAGATGTTGGTCCATAACGCCCAGAATCTGATGCAGTCGGTAAAGGAGACGGTCAGAGAAGCAGAAGCAGCCTCCATCAAGATCCGCACAGATGCAGGATTCACCCTGCGATGGGTGCGGAAGACCCCCTGGTACCAATGA